ttgtaattatttaaaagtggtaaaaatattttttaaaaaagagataaaatttattatttcaaatgaatCCTCtatacttgtttcttttatctttaaaaaagaaaagttttctTTGAACAATATACTATGATTCTCTTTCGCATTATATAAAAGAGGTTGAAGATAAAGAAGTAAAGATCGAAGGTACCCCCAATTACAGGCCTTTCATAGTACCAAGTGGACCACTCTCAACTCCATTGTCAAttgcatacatgcatacatacatacatagcAACATATAGCTTATATGTAGCCTGGAAATTGTtgtttatgatttatgaaaccaaagaaaaaatgGGATAAAGGCTAATCATTAACAAAGCAACCATCTTTATACTAAAAGCTTTAATACGAAAATGGAGACTTTTTATACACATGGGAATGGGACTACTTTTATAATCTTAGGACCATTTTTTTTTCCTCCCGATAAAGTTAAAGATTTGGCCGCAATATTAGGATGCAAATACATGCGCGTGGGATTGACAAGAAACAACGAAATCATGTGGTGTTCTTCTCTCGGGAAAATGAAAAGCAGGGCCGTTCGGTTTAGAAAAGCTAGAGAGAGCTTTTGAAAGGTTAATCTCATACCCCTCTTATGCCAGTATTTCTGTAATGTAAATTACCCATCATATACTTTTATTGTCCTTGCtagctttttttcttcttttttggctGATTACAGCAATCTTTCTTTCTCCAAAGCATaaaatctttcaattttatttttatatttttagctAACAAGACCCTAGCTTGGTTGATAAAAggcaaaaattttgaattttgagttgtTAATGTATgagttttatttcaattagTTAATCTTAAGTCTGAATAGATTCAATTCTTAGtttgattctttattttaatttttaattcgtTTGTACAGTAACAGTTTGATTATATATCAAGTGATTATTTagacatatatttatactttattttaattatcatgtAATTGtaaacttaaaaaagaaaacttttaaaatatatacattattaatttgttttatataaatattgatatatttatcgACACGTGTTGATGCtattttttataacatgtgTACTGTTCTAAATAACATGATAattgaatttagataataatCTATATGTTCGTGTTGTAATTCTGTTGTGCCTATATTCaccttacattttatatttatagtttatatacatacatattggATATATTAGGCAAAGAAACTAAATTAGCTTAATCTAACGAGTAGCAACaatgtcgattgagtcttaacttgattggcatgagtattgttgtcaatataaAAGGACGTGAGTTTGAGTGCACTGAAATATATCATTCTTCTGTTTATAGATTGAGGAAGAACTATGagtagttttattttaaaaagagcagatatgatcagaaACTATCctaatattattcaaaaaaaatcataaaatgagtttgttttcttcattttaagatattaaataaaaaagttaatttaagaTTGCTTACTTCCTTCTCattcaaaaatatatgtttttcatGTATGATTGTGCTGGtgatatttttctattataataatattttaagtactatataattttcattgtttATAAGTTGTTTTACGTGAATTTAGACGCGTTTgaatatttgtgtcatattaaaaaaaattgtaaaatcatgtttaatttatttatttttcatgttgtCTTTGTGTTTTACAGTTATGTTTAATATTATgtttctaattcttttaatattatgtttatgtCGTTTAATCATGTTATGTATAAAATTGTTGTCGGACAATAATTCTCAAAATTGTGTCATGCATATCGTGCTTCAATGAAGATGCAAAATTGGAGGGCACAAGATTTCATTTTTGCGGCTCCATGCATGTTGATAGGAATGGGAAAGCCATTGCTCATGAACTAGCCAATATTGAGCGGAAGGAAATGTCCATTCAAATATggataaaatttaagtatttctCATGTTCATTTTAggattcataaatattaatattattaaaatttatagatgCCCCTCTCAATAATGTTGTCTTGGGAAATAAAGTTGCTCTACtgaaaaaagtatatataattaatcataaaaaggggTATATCTGATTAGTATCATCTCAAGGTACAAAACCATGCATGATAGGGTATTTAGCAGAGAGTTGTTCTGCAAAACATACTACTGATTTAGTAAAATGACTATCAGCTACTAAAGCAAACAGGCACCAGTCACCTACAAATCCAAAATCCATGCACCTGCTTTCACATTGTAGTAATCTCCTAAACAAGTATACTACTTGCTTTCAGTAATGGGGAGGTACACACCCTCTGCAGCCAACCATACATTATCAGCACGCTTTTCTCTAACGCCACAAACCTACACCATAACGTGAAATGGTTTAACATACTAACAAATAACAATGACCAGCTCATTTACCATTAGCAGAGACTCATGTCTAGCAAGCAATAAAAGTAGGCTTTTACACTCAATGATGAGTTAACTAGCAAGCATCAAATATTAGTATTGTAAAATATGATGGAAGATGAATATGTTCCTTAGAATGGAatttaaaatcaagaaaaacaCTTATTGATATATTTCCATTCTCACCTCTTGCTGTCCACCAGCTATTCTGGCGTATTTCTTGTCGTGACTATGCAGGTAACCGCCAGTGTCAATATGTTGAAGCCGAATCCTTTGATCTTGCTTCCAAGTCTTTCCACTTCCCTCAATCAAGAGCCTGATAGGATCCTCCCAACGATGAAGCATTAgcaggaaaaaaacaaaaacagggaagttaaattaagaaaagaaaaatatatgcCTCACCTCCAATAATCGCCGGTATCCGATTCTGATTCTCCTCCAAAGCAACTGACCTACAACCAACACCAAAAGGGTAAAACACTATCTGTAAGTCTGAATGATGATAAGAGACCTAGAAGTTATGATTGGCTGTTGTAACATGTGAAAAATACCTCGAGGTTTCCGGATATTGGGGATGCATGCAAGTGGCTATGCAGCCATTTTCGGGTCCTCATGTGTTGCAACCTAATAATTGCCCCATCGGGGATGGTGTCTCCTTGTTTAGCAGATGTATCGGGTGGAGGCCTAACTATCTGCAAAGCATAGTCCCAAATGCAATCGGATGATGAAACACTCATCGCATCATTAAACCAGAAATTgactgaaaaataaaagcaattaaAAATTACCAAACCTGAATTCAACTTTCAAAACGATTTCAAACTTTAACAAGAAAGAATTGTAGAAATGAAACAAAGGCACTAGCCAATTGGAATACCGTTTAGAAAACTTTTCATGTTCTTCAACCATACACGATAATATAATTGCATGGTTAACTAGGGATTGAAACAATTTACAAACAAGCATGTTTACTACAAGCTTGGAAAAGTTCATTGATCCACTATATTAACCATCAACAGAAAATCTGATTGCAGCATGTAGATAAACAACAACACAAACATTAGCAGAACAAAAATTCAACTTTCAGAAACTACTGCGGAAGATCAAGCAGGCAAGATAAAGAGGGAGTACCCAGTAGCTGTTGGAGTCATCTACATTAGGAAAGCCGGTGACAGATTGCTGTCCACTTCCAGAACCATACGGCACCTCGTGTGAATGAAGcctaaattttgttttctcGTGCATCAGCTTTAAAACCGTCCCATAAGTAACCTGtttcattcattcaatttaactaatttatgaAACAAGGAAcaaggaaaattttttaaataagttaaaaaggaTTTTTGAAACCTGGACGTTTtgggaggaggaggaggaggcgGCGGAGGCGGAGGAAGGAGAACCTTGATCGAAATCGAAAGTGAGGAAGAGGAAGAGAGCAAGACCAAAGAACCCCATCGCCATCAAGAACAGCAATCCGATGAACCAATTCTGTTGCCAAAATGGATAATCGACCTTCAGATCCTTCCTCAAATGTTCTCTTTGCTCAGCTTTGCTCGGACCACTACTTGTTGCAGAAGACGAAGACGGTTTCCTACGAGAGACGGCTTGCGACCCCGACGACGCCACGGTGGAGGAAATTTGTGTCAGGTTGAACGGAAAATTAACTTCTTTGTCTTGTGAAATGGCATTTTAACGGATCTGGCTGGGAAAGATGGGATCATATGCTCTTGGAGGAAGGGGGAAGAACACTAAGAAGTTGGAAATTTTCTTTAACGGGTGACACGTTTGAGTGACATGATTTTCTCCAATAGGAACGTGACATTTGGAACAGTGATGACGTGGAGGGTTATGGGTGGGTGGAATTGGTTGTTAAGAGAACCCCTTTTCGGGTCGAAATCGGGTCCTCTAGGAAACCTCCAAGAGAAAAcgatttctttttatatttatttctctACTTCAGTGAACCTTAGCTTCGGGCTCTATTTGGGTTTGGGCTTTGCTTTTCAACAATAAAATTGTGAAACTCCAAACCGACGAATCTTTCCCAAACTCAATTTTACAAACATATAACGTTAAGAGCAAGCTAAGTCAGAAGAATATAACGTTAGAATCCAATCTACTAAAGGGTACATTCTGTTAAAATGGCAAGTTATTCAATTTTTCTGACGCATATTGTGTTGAAGTGTCGAGATACAACCAAATGGGACATATTTTAAGTCACCTACCCACTCAGCCTCACTTCAACTCCCAAGTGTATGGCCCCAAATTGAAAGCGATCAAAGTTTACACCTCAAACAAAGTCGTCTCCCTATAAagcttttcttgtttttctgcGATTTTTACTGAAGAGGTTAATTGAGCGCACGAACAATGGCAGGAACAGGGGTGTTTGCTGAGCTAGTTGATGGAGATGGTGTGTTCAAGTATTACTCATCTGGGGAGTGGAAAAAGTCATCTTCAGGGAAGTCGGTGCCAATCATCAATCCAACCACTAGACAGCCTCACTTCAAAGTCCAAGGTGATATAACGATTGTGTTTCACTTTTTCCTCACTTCTTACTTCATTGATGATCCCTTCAAAGTCGACGCTatggcatgaacatgatcgttacatatcttcaattttttttttctttctacatGATTTGGAACAGCGTGTTCTCAGGAAGAAGTAAACAAGTTGATTGAGGAAGCTAAAACAGCTCAAAAGTCATGGGCTAAAACTCCACTTTGGAAAAGAGCAGAGTTGCTTCACAAAGCAGCAGCTCTCTTGAAAGAGCACAAGGTTCCCATTGCAGAGTGCCTTGTCAAAGAGATTGCAAAACCAGCAAAGGATGCTGCGACTGAAGTGAGTTCAAATCACCTTTGAATTGTTGGTTTCTTTAGCATGCTGTAACTATTTTGGTGGTATACCTTTTGATTTAAATAGGCGGTAAGGTCTGGAGATTTGGTGTCATACTGTGCTGAAGAAGGGGTCAGGGTACTTGGTGAAGGGAAATTTATGGTATCTGATAGTTTTCCGGGAAATGAGAGGACCAAATACTGCCTCACTGCAAAGGTAATTTGTTTCAGATCATGTATACGCCCACCGTTTTGAGGTTCCACATTATGACCAAGTGTTGCTTTCATGATAATGAAACTGTCatgatttcctttttcttgCTGGCCTATTTTGGTTGAGGACTGAATGCTTCAATTCCATATTTCTTATTTGGGCCATGCAGATACCTCTAGGGGTCATTTTAGCTATTCCGCCCTTCAACTATCCCGTCAATCTTGCTGTTTCAAAAATTGCTCCTGCGCTCATTGCTGGAAATTCTATTGTGCTCAAGCCTCCAACCCAGGTTGGATATAACCCTTGCTGATTCATATAAATCTtcttttcattgcaaaattaatAGTCAAGTACGCATTTCGTATACCATAAACCATGCCTCTCAGTTATAACTGAATAATGGGACAAGTTTTTCTGGAAACTACTTCCAGGGTGCTGTAGCTGCACTTCACATGGTACACTGCTTTCATTTAGCTGGTTTCCCCAAAGGTCTGATTAGTTGTGTTACTGGAAGAGGTTCGGAGATTGGTGACTTCCTTACAATGCACCCCATGGTCAACTGTATTAGGTATTATCTTAATTACCTTGAGATGATGTCCTCCCTAGATATCATTTATTGCCTTTCATCTTgattgaatattataatttgcCAACAACAGCATTCTGGAACTGCATATGCTCGTGATAGGAAACAAAGTAATGATCTTGTGGAACTGTATCTGCATTGTCCTGATGTTCTGATTTGTGGATTAAATATATTCTGTTGTTGGTAGTTAAGCACCCTTTCTAGTCGCAAACTAATATAGATACAGATCCAAGTTCCTTTTATTCGCATGTTAATTTTGTCTACCATCATGCATGCATGCCTACTCAGCTTCACTGGTGGAGACACTGGAATTGCAATTTCAAAGAAAGCAGGCATGATACCTCTTCAGATGGAACTGGGTGGAAAGGATGCTTGTATCATACTCGATGATGCAGATTTAGATTTAGCAGCGGCTAACATTGTGAAAGGAGGCTTTTCTTACAGGTGAGAGAAATCATTATATGAGTCCttccattttgattttaggTCGAGTATGGTTGCAATTAGCATGATGTGTTGATATTGAATAATTTCCTTTGTCATTTATCAGTGGTCAAAGGTGCACAGCCGTGAAGGTCGTGTTGGTCATGGAATCTGTGGCTAATGCTCTTGTAGAGAAAGTTAAAGCTAAAGTTGCAAAATTGACTGTGGGGCTACCAGAAGATGATTCTGACATCACTCCGGTTGTTACGGAATCCTCTGCTAACTTCATTGAAGGATTAGTCGTGGATGCCAAACAGAAAGGAGCTACATTTTGCCAAGAGTACAGGAGGGAGGGCAACCTTATATGGCCATTATTATTAGATAATGTTCGTCCTGATATGAGAATAGCATGGGAGGAGCCATTTGGTCCCGTTTTGCCTGTCATAAGGATTACTTCAGTTGAAGAAGGAATTCATCATTGTAATGCTAGCAACTTTGGCCTGCAGGTATAATTCTTAAACGATAGTTTAAATGCATACACTTTCACTTAAAGTTGTTTAAGACTTAAGAAGTCAAATACATACTTGGGGGTTGATTGGAATTGCAGGGTTGTGTCTTTACAAGAGATATAAGCAAAGCAATTCTGATCAGCGACGCAATGGAGACTGGTACAGTTCAGATCAATTCTGCTCCAGCACGTGGACCCGATCATTTTCCTTTCCAggtgattttattttatgatcaTTTGTTCCTCTCTGATGCATTTGCTTTCCCAACTCTAAAAGTTTATTTCTATGGCATCTTAACCACCTAGCGATTAACAACTTAATCGTTGAGTTTGTGGCAGGGTCTCAAGGATAGTGGCATTGGATCTCAAGGAATCACCAACAGTATCAATATGATGACAAAGATCAAGACCACCGTAATTAACTTACCAACACCTTCCTACACAATGGGTTgatatgaaaaattttcataaattcgACCAATGAAATAATGCACTAGCTTGTAAAGTCAACCAACATTATGAGCTCATGTGCTTGTTGTCTGTAGGAAATGAAATGAGTAGTTAAGACTATAACTTGCATAAGTTGAAATCTTCCAACTTCCAACTTCCAACTTTGTTAATCCACCTCCTTTttctctattattttctttcgaTTTGCAATTctgcataatttattatttttccctaTTTGTTTCTGGTAATCAGAATTATACTGGCAAAATCTATAATTCAAACATAGAAAAACCAAACCTTTTTTCATTGCCTCTTCTTTGTATTCTTTTACCATGGAACCTATCACAAGGAAGTTGAGCCTTTTGAGAAATATTTTGGAACGTGCTCTTCTCTTTGGTGTATTCGTCATTGTAATCCGATTCACTTACATTGTTACTATCAGCGGTGAATCCTGCAATCTCAGTGACTTCTGCTTTGTCTCGTTGCCACATAATCTCAACCCCATCATCCTTAACACCAAAGCTTCCGCTATCGTTGGAAATGACACTGCTCCCTGATTTAATCCGCATCGCCATCTCTATACCACAGAAGATTGGATTAAGATTGTCCATTTCTATTCTTCAATCATCAAAGATTTGATATTTGAAGGTTATCTCCTCGCCTCACTCTAAGTCTCTCTGCATAGAGACTACTCTTGGACAGGAAGTTTTCGCCTTGAAAAAGGTTGGAGTGGAggacttaattgtaattttcaataAAGCGACCAAAGGAGAAGGTCACAAATACAATTTTACTTCATATATTCTCTGGCGGAGCCCGCCTGGGCATATCAGCTCAACCATTTGATTTTGCATCAGAAATTGCTCGAACCTTGAAATCTGAAGGGTTTGCAGTGCTCCACACCAAGGTTAATGATACATAtagttttaattcttttcttgatttattcaattcttgtaaattagtTAAAGTGTTTGAGATTGGTGGCTTCAATCCATCAATGCCTTATATTAGAGAAATTGTATtgaaaaaagagaatgaaattCTTAACCATGGGTACAGGAAGATGCTCGACGGTGATTCTGATAACAAGTGCTTTATTTAAAGGTCATAACAGCAAAGTCGTTGATTGAGGAAGAACCCTTGAAGCCATGGATTAccttaaaaagaaatattaagaACGTAAAGTATTTGCCATCAATGGTAGATATAAGTTTCATATGTTGATGTTGGGAATAGGAGTTATAGTTCTAGTATTGGAAGTTGGTTTATGAAACAATatcccaaataaaataaaacctttcAGGTCTGTGAGGCTGATAAAgtttttcataaacaatatgaATGAACAAGATGGTTACATTGTTCGTCATTTGTGGCATAGGTTAGGAGTAGACCTGATTATGGGTTAAATCGGGCCAATGCAAAATTTAATACTTGTTTTCAAGGTCTTGAGCTTGGCTTAGCTCGAAAAATGGCCTAAAATTCTACCTCAAACCCAACtcagattaaaaatattaagctcGAGCTCGATCTAGCTTGTTcatattaaacttttttaaattatttttttatgtaaaaacaatttaaaaaatataatacatcaaatatgctaaaaaattaaaataaatgtttcccaacaaattgaaaatacattaaataaagttacttaaataacactaaaatagttaCAACTTAGCAAGCAAACCCCTTTAAATAAAACAGGgcttatacaatatccaaataataccaacaaaaatattagcaatataatagcgaaatgacaataaaataacaacaaaatagttgATTTGGGTTGGGCCAAGTTTGCCAAGAAACTCTTACCCAAGGCTTGGTCCATTTAGAAAATGAGTCttatttttgtctaaactctttttcgggcctatattttcgTCCAAACCCTCTCACATTTTGAGTGAGCCTTCAAGTTTGTACGGGTAACTCAACTCATGATCAGGACTAGTTAGGAATGAGACATTGTTGTTTGAGATTACTTGCAATCCTAAACAAGAAAAGGTAAATGAATTAAAACGCGACCGCATAACTTGGAGAAATCATTGTGATGTTGTGACTTTCCATGCATGCTCTGTAACGACCTGATAGTCATGGCTGTCGAAAAGTGTATTTTCGGGATTTTGTTTTCGTAAAACGGACTCTTAATAttttgtgtagttaattaggttttggttaggtgaatttgcatgaattaagagtaattaggtaaaatgacaaaattgcataaatggtgaaagttgaattatagattaaagaaaaaactaaaaggactaaaggAGCAATTATGCCGTTTTCTTTAGATGAGGCGGCATAAGAATGAAATAtcctaaattttaagttaaaatattatattatattatattatattataacaaataaatagataaaagaaatagaaaagaaacagagatgGAAACGAAAacagaaaggaaagaaagaaaaagaaaaagaaaaagagaaagaaagaaagaaaggaaaaattagGGCTTTAAAgttcaaagctcaattggtgagtcaatttagtccttttcttgtaatttttatgttttagaattcgatattaaatactacccgacccatgtcaaaattttagaaattattgagtttttaagtgttgtttatgttgaataattttagtattagggattaaattgatatatttttaagttagaaataaaaataattaaattgtagaataaattataaattttgtgtaatagggactaaattgtgaaaaatcaaattttaggaatttaagtgaaattagggagttaaatttagtttaaattagaatttgaaTGAAGATGtataattaaatgtaaaaaaatagtcttggtttagggactaaattgaaatttagacaaatatggaataaaaattgaattattaattatgagattgaattgtgttgtattaatgatttttttaattgttttaattccgtagctaacgtcgtactaGAACCCTtgactaaaaagggaaaagataaagttgacgaggaatagctcgggATTTCTAacttgtatttctataatccgaatttagttgttaattgttataatttaatttaatgtatatggtaagtgttgaggtgagaattattgtgttttgcaattgaaatgaattgatttagtatgtgatgaatttattgaatttatattgattgaattggtatatatattgaatatattgattatttgtattgaaatgaatattggttgtatttgaaaagtgaattggaaccctattaactgtatcggactgagttggatatagatggcatgccataagattggaagagttcagggatttatTCGACTTTGAGtcaatgagacactgggtgtcaatttactactttggattaatttgatgaggcactgggtgccaatttacttcggtttagccaatgagacactgggtgtcaatttactactttggattaattcgatgaggcactgggtgccaatttacttcggtttagccgatgagacactgggtgtcatattattacttcgaattatccgatgaggcactgggtgctaaactggtgtgtttggttagATCTATGTATCCATCCAAGTCTGAGTCGTGTAAATAGgggtaattaattgaaatgGCACTATGATTGATATTAGATGATATTGTATGCGAAATGAAAATGGGACAGTGAATTGAAATATGGATTGAGACATATGAATTGTGTATTCATGAATTAGATATGGAATGAACAATATtgttgtttaaatgatatgtgtatCATATTGTGAAAAACTATTTTATAGCAAATGATGAGAATTGAGTATGGTATGaatgatgtatttatgaattgaatattgaatgacTAATGTCATTGTATCAATAAATGTGGTTTTTAAtattcatgtaacaccccaaacccggtctaaatGTTATGatcgaatctggcgatgtcacattttaacaccccttacccgtattcgacgccggaatagggtacgaggcattactaaaagacatacatttgcatacgtattaaactgagttacaaaatttcatccgaattaaaacttttaaattattaacgtgcttttataattctttacaacatatcctcgaaatattatattcataacaaataggcctacgagacccgatatttactcatgtaattcaaagtttcatttccatttcattcaattcacaatttctcatgttcacaattcaaatcaaattctcaatccaatatatatatttaaatcatctaagaatataattcaagttacacgaacttacgaggctaaattgcagaaataccaaaatttagggacattttggtaattttctattttcctcgaatttccacccaatcttgatataaattaatatttcattcaatttattaatttaaataacaaaacaattcatttcatgcaatttggtcactttttgacattttaccaatttacccttaaaatattacttttattcaatttagtccttgaacctaaaacatgcaaattggtcattttaatgagaactcatgctagttgaataatcatttgttttcttccttctcctctccattccacatccttaatgtataatatgcttatatgttacattatctataattccaccatttatttatatattaattcaaagctgtccacttaaGTTATAGTCActgaattatttatatcttgagctaaggaactctaaattaagatccgataaattcatatgaaactagactcacatatattcttaccataagatttttagaattttggtttagccaataagtacaatttattctttaaagtttcccatgtttcactgtttgacagttctgatccctcttcactaaaaattaattatctctttgtacagaatttggatgatgtttccgttta
This sequence is a window from Gossypium raimondii isolate GPD5lz chromosome 5, ASM2569854v1, whole genome shotgun sequence. Protein-coding genes within it:
- the LOC105769192 gene encoding NADP-dependent glyceraldehyde-3-phosphate dehydrogenase produces the protein MAGTGVFAELVDGDGVFKYYSSGEWKKSSSGKSVPIINPTTRQPHFKVQACSQEEVNKLIEEAKTAQKSWAKTPLWKRAELLHKAAALLKEHKVPIAECLVKEIAKPAKDAATEAVRSGDLVSYCAEEGVRVLGEGKFMVSDSFPGNERTKYCLTAKIPLGVILAIPPFNYPVNLAVSKIAPALIAGNSIVLKPPTQGAVAALHMVHCFHLAGFPKGLISCVTGRGSEIGDFLTMHPMVNCISFTGGDTGIAISKKAGMIPLQMELGGKDACIILDDADLDLAAANIVKGGFSYSGQRCTAVKVVLVMESVANALVEKVKAKVAKLTVGLPEDDSDITPVVTESSANFIEGLVVDAKQKGATFCQEYRREGNLIWPLLLDNVRPDMRIAWEEPFGPVLPVIRITSVEEGIHHCNASNFGLQGCVFTRDISKAILISDAMETGTVQINSAPARGPDHFPFQGLKDSGIGSQGITNSINMMTKIKTTVINLPTPSYTMG
- the LOC105769194 gene encoding stromal cell-derived factor 2-like protein, yielding MAMGFFGLALFLFLTFDFDQGSPSSASAASSSSSQNVQVTYGTVLKLMHEKTKFRLHSHEVPYGSGSGQQSVTGFPNVDDSNSYWIVRPPPDTSAKQGDTIPDGAIIRLQHMRTRKWLHSHLHASPISGNLEVSCFGGESESDTGDYWRLLIEGSGKTWKQDQRIRLQHIDTGGYLHSHDKKYARIAGGQQEVCGVREKRADNVWLAAEGVYLPITESK